Proteins from one Bombus affinis isolate iyBomAffi1 chromosome 1, iyBomAffi1.2, whole genome shotgun sequence genomic window:
- the LOC126916684 gene encoding uncharacterized protein LOC126916684, with protein MISDEELKTRMDYILEMCSTSLDSQREQDKMFDNIIRITKNALQEQLLTYEPNAIIICILKLLLYYSETYFQTYNMCEWKRRRKYRLTRECYITLLQIYIPQKSKEILETVINMIYENKLWEFETFCFELMCNLLEYGINASSMIHIIWDRIEAPNINIEDTRKIIRILYELLDVYNWPDTYDTIVVIERILNLFYISITSAHATVDFLPYATLKKGLEVCIINMVKHVYNDHLLIIVQHMCSWVVEKGMTDEIILEFGSTLEYTAYIHEVTLYEKTLTPKIFPLLMEMIASTNKITNLLGNRVIQYLLDRKGNKMNFNTPKIFFEDTQFDLSIGPCFKEDKLFCKLHREILHDSLLKSIIIHCASRMNLESTYCTICLIAVEVPCGFTAAALVCLLMNLQDVTLKRNRHDEVSYHLHATVIAIMSLLCWIHKAKVFYEYVNKVMMERAQWAPHLNPPIQSQYNFAAHHILWNKPELFFIDWEARYGLWKCFRLRETEETPEV; from the coding sequence atgatTAGTgacgaagaattgaaaactaGAATGGATTATATACTTGAAATGTGTTCTACATCTCTGGATTCACAACGCGAACAAGACAAAATGTTtgacaatataattagaataacaAAAAATGCATTACAAGAGCAGTTGTTGACTTATGAACCAAATgctattattatatgtattcttAAACTCCTCTTGTATTATAGTGAAACTTATTTTCAAACGTATAACATGTGCGAATGGAAACGACGAAGAAAATATCGACTTACGAGAGAATGTTACATTACTTTATTGCAAATATACATTCCTCAAAAGTCTAAGGAAATTCTAGAAACTGTAATTAACATGATTTATGAAAATAAGCTTTGGGAGTTTGAAACCTTTTGTTTTGAACTTATGTGTAATTTACTGGAATATGGTATTAATGCATCATCAATGATTCATATTATATGGGACAGAATCGAAGCtccaaatataaatatagaagatacaagaaaaattataagaatATTATACGAATTATTAGATGTTTATAATTGGCCAGATACATATGATACAATAGTAGTTATTGAAAGAATTTtaaatcttttttatatttctataactAGTGCACATGCAACTGTTGATTTTTTACCATATGCAACACTTAAAAAAGGTTTGGAAGTCTGCATTATTAATATGGTAAAACATGTATATAACGATCATCTTCTGATCATAGTTCAACATATGTGTTCATGGGTTGTTGAGAAAGGAATGACTGATGAAATTATTCTAGAATTTGGTAGTACACTTGAATACACAGCCTACAtacatgaagtaactctatatgAAAAAACATTAACTCCAAAAATATTTCCATTATTAATGGAAATGATAGCATCGACAAATAAAATAACTAATTTATTAGGTAACAGAGTTATTCAATATTTGCTTGacagaaaaggaaataaaatgaattttaatacaCCTAAGATATTTTTCGAAGATACTCAATTTGATCTCAGCATAGGCCCATGTTTTAaagaagataagctattctgtAAACTTCACAGAGAAATTTTGCATGATAGCCTTCTAAAAAGTATCATAATTCATTGTGCATCTCGTATGAATTTAGAATCAACTTATTGTACGATATGTCTGATTGCTGTAGAGGTACCATGTGGATTTACAGCAGCAGCTCTGGTCTGTCTTTTAATGAATTTGCAAGATGTAACTTTGAAGCGAAATAGACATGATGAAGTATCTTATCATTTACATGCGACAGTGATAGCAATTATGTCTCTTTTATGTTGGATTCATAAAGCTAAAGTATTTTACGAATATGTGAATAAAGTAATGATGGAAAGGGCACAATGGGCTCCACATCTAAATCCTCCTATTCAATCTCAATATAATTTCGCAGCACATCATATACTTTGGAACAAGccagaattattttttatagattGGGAAGCTCGTTATGGTTTGTGGAAATGTTTTCGTTTACGCGAAACTGAAGAGACACCGGAAGTGtga